A genomic window from Patescibacteria group bacterium includes:
- a CDS encoding serine protease, whose protein sequence is MSISSSYLAAFCLFICLPACAFRQHGPEVFKIQENRQATYRLDSPFNGHGSGVVVSREGHVLTAAHVAVAGDLEITIEEGGGIIQTYPAELISLDPDHDLAVVKIDRHFDHPAVLEDPAVVHPGDEVYNVGYPYSFGEMVGRGYVQKLDYGLTKDDGTVVIQDAILVDMPDGPGTSGSGIFLARSGKLIGVMSMAFWMSNGDIPPTVTRVLASVEYARKLLESSGVQYLTSADAPRDGEVLAYDTDLKITVQAAPLAKH, encoded by the coding sequence ATGTCGATATCTTCGTCTTATCTGGCGGCGTTCTGTCTTTTCATTTGTCTGCCCGCCTGCGCTTTCCGGCAACACGGCCCCGAGGTCTTCAAAATCCAAGAGAACCGGCAGGCGACCTACCGCCTGGACAGCCCGTTCAATGGGCATGGTTCCGGCGTGGTCGTGAGCCGCGAAGGACACGTTCTCACGGCGGCCCACGTCGCCGTGGCCGGCGATCTCGAGATCACCATCGAAGAGGGCGGTGGCATCATCCAGACCTACCCCGCTGAACTCATCAGCCTCGATCCTGATCACGACCTGGCCGTCGTCAAGATCGACCGGCATTTCGACCATCCGGCCGTTCTCGAAGATCCGGCCGTTGTTCACCCGGGCGATGAAGTCTACAACGTCGGCTATCCCTACAGTTTCGGGGAAATGGTCGGCCGCGGTTACGTCCAAAAATTGGACTACGGCCTGACCAAAGATGACGGTACCGTAGTTATCCAAGACGCGATCCTGGTAGACATGCCTGATGGTCCCGGAACTTCCGGCTCCGGCATCTTCCTGGCCCGCTCCGGCAAACTCATCGGCGTGATGAGCATGGCCTTCTGGATGAGCAACGGCGACATCCCACCGACCGTGACCCGCGTCCTAGCCTCGGTCGAGTACGCCCGCAAACTACTCGAATCCAGCGGCGTCCAATATCTGACTTCCGCTGACGCGCCCCGAGATGGCGAAGTCCTGGCTTACGATACCGACCTGAAGATTACCGTCCAGGCAGCTCCACTGGCCAAGCACTGA
- a CDS encoding bifunctional oligoribonuclease/PAP phosphatase NrnA codes for MDIRFSFDSAREALARAKKILAVTHQRPDGDALGSSSAFVNYCLEQGIEVAVYCADPVPEKYSFLAGAEKFTTDTSVFAADHDLCVVFDCGGLNQTGVVDLIASRPARTRLIGFDHHLVNDRYGDINVVDPQASSASEVFYRFLRHINAEISEDIATCLLTGIYYDTTAFSNSATNRSALEAASDLLRRGADANLITERVFRSRPLSSLRLYGTAMARLKHDKRLDIASTALFLSDFEPGKAQEATDDLYNLLGSILDAGVVLVLKEGPGGQVRGSFRAAADVDVSSVAKALGGGGHRKAAGFSVPGKICEGENCWRVE; via the coding sequence ATGGATATCAGATTTTCATTCGATAGCGCTCGGGAAGCGCTGGCTCGGGCCAAGAAGATACTCGCGGTCACTCATCAGCGTCCGGATGGCGACGCTTTGGGTTCGTCTTCGGCATTCGTCAATTATTGCCTGGAACAGGGGATCGAGGTCGCGGTCTATTGCGCGGATCCCGTGCCGGAGAAATATAGCTTTTTGGCCGGCGCCGAGAAGTTCACGACTGACACATCTGTTTTCGCCGCGGATCATGACTTGTGCGTCGTTTTCGACTGCGGCGGCCTGAATCAGACTGGCGTGGTCGACCTGATCGCCAGTCGTCCGGCCCGGACGCGGCTCATCGGATTCGATCATCATCTGGTGAACGACCGTTACGGCGATATCAATGTCGTCGACCCGCAGGCTTCCTCTGCCAGTGAGGTATTTTATCGTTTCCTGAGGCATATCAACGCTGAAATAAGCGAAGACATCGCCACCTGTCTGTTGACGGGCATCTATTATGATACGACCGCTTTCTCCAATTCCGCGACGAATCGTTCTGCGCTGGAAGCGGCTTCCGACTTGCTGCGCCGCGGGGCCGACGCCAACCTGATCACGGAACGCGTTTTTCGCAGCCGCCCTCTGTCGTCTCTTCGGTTGTATGGCACGGCCATGGCGCGGCTCAAGCACGATAAGCGGCTCGACATCGCTTCGACCGCGCTTTTCCTGTCGGACTTCGAACCAGGCAAGGCACAGGAGGCCACGGACGATCTGTATAATCTGCTCGGCAGCATCCTCGACGCGGGGGTTGTACTGGTCCTCAAAGAGGGTCCGGGCGGCCAGGTGCGGGGGAGTTTCCGCGCCGCGGCTGATGTTGATGTGTCGTCGGTGGCCAAGGCCTTGGGTGGTGGCGGACACCGCAAAGCGGCCGGGTTTTCTGTACCGGGAAAAATCTGCGAGGGGGAGAATTGCTGGCGAGTGGAGTAG